The Xanthomonas sp. CFBP 8443 genome has a window encoding:
- the fliD gene encoding flagellar filament capping protein FliD produces MATSSLFAVGSGMDVAAVVKTLVAAQRAPQENRINADGTASSAKLSALSTIKGALSNLQTAMNAIAKSADKSAVKATVADGAGYTASVTDSATAGNYSIEVVKLAERQKLTSAAYADKAVVGDGTLTIGYGDKSLNVTVAAGSKLSDVAAAINKAAGGNGVTASVVSADDGDHLVLNAVDSGTKGALTISSAGGNGGLSALTYGSGNGGGLTQTVAAADAIVRVDGFERTSSSNAVADLVPGITLNLTKAAEGTKYSLTIANDSTSLKANITAFVTAYNTANTLLKSSSAYDATNDKSSALTGDSMVRGLQQSLRKQVSENVVDLKALGVTIDKNGAMSFDSAKFDSAVASDPTSAKAMFGTDGGFTAGMTTLLNSNLDTTSGTITQRTASLNKHITDLTNQLSNLDKRMETLTKQYTDRFTAMDTIVAKMQSTSDYLAKQFSSNN; encoded by the coding sequence ATGGCTACTTCATCGCTTTTTGCCGTCGGCTCCGGTATGGACGTCGCCGCCGTGGTCAAAACCTTGGTCGCCGCGCAGCGCGCGCCGCAGGAAAACCGGATCAACGCGGACGGCACCGCATCCAGCGCCAAGCTTTCGGCGCTGAGCACGATCAAGGGCGCGCTGTCCAACCTGCAGACGGCGATGAACGCGATCGCCAAGAGCGCCGACAAGAGCGCGGTCAAGGCCACCGTCGCCGACGGCGCCGGCTATACCGCCAGCGTCACCGACAGCGCCACCGCCGGCAACTACAGCATCGAGGTGGTGAAGCTGGCCGAACGGCAGAAGCTGACCTCGGCCGCCTATGCCGACAAGGCCGTGGTCGGCGACGGCACGTTGACGATCGGGTACGGCGACAAGTCGCTGAACGTCACCGTGGCCGCAGGCAGCAAGCTCAGCGATGTCGCCGCAGCGATCAACAAGGCCGCCGGCGGCAACGGCGTGACCGCCAGCGTGGTGAGCGCCGACGACGGCGACCACCTGGTGCTCAACGCGGTCGATTCCGGGACCAAGGGCGCGCTGACCATCAGCAGCGCCGGCGGCAACGGCGGACTCAGCGCGCTGACCTACGGCAGCGGCAACGGCGGCGGCCTGACCCAGACCGTGGCCGCGGCCGACGCGATCGTGCGCGTGGACGGTTTCGAGCGCACCTCCAGCAGCAATGCGGTGGCCGACCTCGTCCCTGGCATCACCTTGAATCTGACCAAGGCCGCGGAAGGCACCAAGTACAGCCTGACCATCGCCAACGACAGCACCAGCCTGAAGGCGAACATCACCGCGTTCGTCACCGCCTACAACACCGCCAACACCCTACTGAAATCTTCCAGCGCCTACGACGCCACCAACGACAAGTCCTCGGCGCTGACCGGCGACTCGATGGTGCGCGGGCTGCAGCAGTCGCTGCGCAAGCAGGTCAGCGAAAACGTGGTCGATCTCAAGGCGCTGGGCGTGACCATCGACAAGAACGGGGCGATGAGCTTCGACAGCGCCAAGTTCGACAGCGCCGTCGCCAGCGACCCGACGTCGGCCAAGGCCATGTTCGGCACCGACGGCGGCTTCACCGCGGGCATGACCACGCTGTTGAACAGCAACCTGGATACCACCAGCGGCACCATCACCCAGCGCACCGCCTCGCTCAACAAGCACATCACCGACCTGACCAACCAGCTCAGCAACCTGGACAAGCGGATGGAAACGCTGACCAAGCAGTACACCGACAGGTTCACCGCGATGGACACCATCGTCGCGAAGATGCAGAGCACCAGCGAC